A stretch of bacterium DNA encodes these proteins:
- the typA gene encoding translational GTPase TypA, translated as MHNSTIRNIAIIAHVDHGKTTLVDHMFRQSGLFRENQDVEDRVMDSMDLERERGITISAKNCSVHWKDAKINILDTPGHADFGGEVERALVMVDGAILLVDSSEGPLPQTRFVLKKALEARKRIIVVVNKIDRKDARPDEVLQEVYDLFIELDASDEQIDFPVLYAVGKEGRASRSLDDPGTNLTPLFETIMEVIPGPDYDADAPFQMLVSDLDYSDYVGRLAIGRVFNGSTRQNDALVCIGPDGQARPLRISKIQTYDGIGISETEEVSAGDIAILAGIEDVHIGDTICTADRPVALPRLTVDEPTISMLFAINSSPFSGKEGKFVQSGKLRERLIRETLSNVALQVEDGDTADSFIVKGRGEFQMAILVETMRREGYEMSVGRPHVIYHEENGKLLEPIEHLIINCEETFTGIVTEKLSQRKGRMMNLVNHGNGRVRIEFSIPSRGLIGYRSEFLTDTKGTGIMSSYLDGYEPYRGDFPTRMSGSIVADRAGDATGYALYNLEPRGTIFIEPTTPVYEGMIVGEHNREGDIDVNACKPKKLTNMRSSTKEDAISLTPVVPMTLEHAIEFIRDDEMVEVTPKNIRLRKSTLSSLDRHRQRGDKIVADS; from the coding sequence ATGCACAATTCCACTATTCGCAATATTGCTATTATCGCGCATGTGGATCATGGCAAGACCACGCTGGTGGATCATATGTTCCGGCAGAGCGGGTTGTTTCGCGAAAATCAGGATGTGGAAGATCGCGTGATGGACAGTATGGATCTCGAGCGCGAGCGCGGGATCACCATCTCGGCGAAGAACTGCTCGGTGCACTGGAAAGACGCAAAGATCAATATACTCGATACACCTGGTCACGCCGATTTCGGCGGCGAGGTTGAACGTGCGCTGGTCATGGTCGATGGCGCCATCCTTCTGGTGGACAGCTCCGAGGGTCCCCTGCCCCAGACGCGTTTCGTTCTCAAGAAGGCACTGGAAGCGCGCAAGCGCATTATCGTGGTCGTCAACAAGATCGATCGCAAGGATGCACGTCCCGACGAGGTGCTGCAGGAGGTTTACGATCTCTTCATTGAACTCGACGCATCGGACGAACAAATTGATTTCCCCGTGCTTTATGCAGTGGGAAAAGAAGGACGCGCCTCGCGCAGTCTCGACGATCCGGGCACAAACCTCACACCGCTGTTCGAGACCATCATGGAAGTCATTCCGGGTCCTGACTACGACGCGGATGCCCCGTTCCAGATGCTGGTATCCGATCTCGATTATTCCGATTACGTCGGCCGGCTGGCTATCGGCCGCGTGTTCAACGGCAGCACCCGGCAGAACGACGCACTCGTGTGTATCGGTCCCGACGGACAGGCGCGTCCCCTGCGCATTTCCAAGATTCAGACCTACGACGGCATCGGCATCAGTGAAACCGAGGAAGTGTCCGCTGGCGACATCGCCATACTTGCAGGCATCGAGGACGTACACATTGGCGACACCATCTGTACCGCTGACCGTCCCGTTGCCCTTCCACGCCTGACGGTCGACGAACCGACGATTTCCATGCTCTTCGCCATCAATTCCTCTCCCTTCTCCGGCAAGGAAGGAAAGTTCGTGCAATCGGGAAAACTGCGCGAACGCCTGATAAGGGAAACGCTCTCGAATGTCGCACTGCAGGTGGAGGACGGTGACACGGCGGACTCTTTCATCGTCAAGGGACGCGGGGAGTTCCAGATGGCCATCCTCGTCGAGACCATGCGCCGCGAAGGCTATGAGATGAGTGTGGGGCGTCCCCACGTGATTTACCACGAGGAAAACGGCAAGCTGCTCGAACCCATCGAGCACCTGATCATTAACTGCGAAGAAACTTTCACCGGCATTGTGACCGAAAAGCTGTCGCAGCGCAAAGGACGCATGATGAATCTCGTGAATCACGGGAATGGACGCGTACGCATCGAGTTTTCCATTCCCTCCCGTGGACTCATCGGCTATCGCAGTGAATTCCTCACTGATACGAAAGGCACGGGGATCATGAGCTCGTATCTGGATGGATACGAACCGTACCGCGGCGATTTTCCCACGCGTATGAGCGGCTCGATAGTGGCTGATCGCGCGGGTGATGCCACGGGCTATGCGCTTTACAATCTCGAGCCGCGCGGTACAATTTTCATCGAACCGACCACGCCGGTGTATGAAGGAATGATTGTCGGCGAACACAACCGTGAAGGCGATATCGATGTGAACGCGTGCAAGCCCAAGAAGCTCACCAATATGCGCTCGTCTACGAAAGAGGATGCCATTTCCCTCACTCCCGTCGTTCCCATGACGCTGGAACATGCCATCGAATTCATCCGTGATGACGAAATGGTGGAAGTGACGCCGAAGAACATCCGGCTGCGCAAATCCACACTCTCCTCACTCGACCGGCATCGTCAGCGTGGGGATAAAATTGTGGCCGACAGCTGA
- a CDS encoding multifunctional oxoglutarate decarboxylase/oxoglutarate dehydrogenase thiamine pyrophosphate-binding subunit/dihydrolipoyllysine-residue succinyltransferase subunit — MSDNSIDQSLVYGPNTWLIDEMYRQFKEDPSSVSEHWREFFTDYHPTSVPMQQPKAAEQATTPAAAPAKEEAQEPALPPGAEKLRGPAEIIVTNMEKSLDVPTATSSRVIPVKVLEENRRLINRYLEDTVSGKVSFTHLIAWALLKAIKAMPAMMHSYVHHEGEHYRITPEHLNLGLAIDVQKKDGSRGLLVPNIKKAEQYDFGGFFAAYNDMLRRVNSGNITPDDFQGTTATITNPGMIGTVFSIPRLMQGQSVILGIGNIAYPPEYQDADPRTLATLGISKTMTVTSTYDHRVIQGAESGLFLDTLHKLLTGSDGFYEEIFENLKIPYPHIKLTRDINPQFDGPGGSHGLVEKQARVLQLINMYRVRGHLQAYLNPLQTEVELHSELDPEQYDVSLWDYDREFLTLGLAGRERMKLRDILEILRETYCRTIGVEYMHIQDPTQKRWIQERMEGKSRSTWMDNARKHRILGMLNVAEAFERFLHTKYIGHKRFSLEGSETLIPVLDALLNEAVNHGIEDVVMGMAHRGRLNVLANILGKSYEKIFTEFEGDLDPDSMQGSGDVKYHLGASGKYNSPDGKQLKVTLASNPSHLEAVDPVVEGITRALQDIKDDADRNLVMPVLVHGDAAFAGQGVVAETLNFSMLKGYRTGGTIHIVVNNGIGFTTSPQDARSSQYATDVAKMVQAPIFHVNGEDPEAAVRVIELAFAFRAAFKKDVVVDLISYRKHGHNEGDDPSYTQPLMYSKIKEKRSVRKLYTEALVNRGDITIKDAEDALEYFHQSIERAFDSTKEAGPPEVDMDHVFREIEETVGKRVDTGVERGVLDEIMRALTTFPDSFTPHPKLKRLIEGRIGVLDGGMVDWATGEALAFGSLLLENISVRLSGQDSRRGTFSHRHSVLVDYETGKEYIPLNNIRESQKQYTPYDSLLSEYAVLGFEYGYSVSRPDSLVIWEAQFGDFVNGAQIIIDQFIAAAEDKWGQQNGLVMLLPHGYEGQGPEHSSARLERFLTLCAENNLRITAPSTTAQYFHLLRRQALLKDRKPLVVLTPKSMLRAPVAKSPAEEFENGRFNFILDDPTAPADPHRILLCTGKVYYDLAKYRDENEIEDTAIVRLEQLYPFPHEDLEEIFKKYPHARDIRWVQEEPRNMGSWNFVYAELGDALQTPYHFRFVGRVNSGSPAAGSGTLHDIEQKKLVKEAFS; from the coding sequence ATGTCCGATAACAGCATAGACCAATCGCTCGTCTACGGTCCCAACACCTGGCTGATCGACGAAATGTACCGGCAGTTCAAGGAAGATCCCTCCTCCGTCAGCGAGCACTGGCGGGAGTTCTTCACTGACTACCATCCCACCAGCGTCCCCATGCAGCAGCCGAAAGCGGCGGAGCAGGCAACGACGCCTGCGGCAGCGCCTGCAAAGGAAGAGGCACAGGAGCCCGCGCTTCCGCCCGGTGCGGAGAAGCTGCGCGGACCCGCAGAAATCATCGTCACCAACATGGAGAAAAGCCTCGACGTCCCCACCGCGACGTCCTCGCGCGTCATCCCCGTCAAGGTGCTGGAAGAAAATCGGCGTCTGATCAACCGCTATCTCGAAGACACGGTCAGCGGCAAAGTGAGCTTCACCCATCTCATCGCCTGGGCCCTGCTCAAAGCGATCAAAGCCATGCCCGCGATGATGCACAGCTACGTCCATCACGAAGGCGAGCATTACCGCATCACGCCCGAGCATTTGAATCTCGGACTCGCTATCGACGTGCAGAAAAAGGATGGAAGCCGTGGACTGCTGGTGCCGAATATCAAGAAGGCGGAACAGTACGACTTCGGTGGTTTTTTCGCCGCATACAATGATATGCTGCGCCGCGTCAACAGCGGGAACATCACGCCGGATGATTTCCAGGGAACGACGGCTACAATCACCAATCCCGGCATGATCGGCACTGTATTTTCCATTCCCCGGCTGATGCAGGGACAAAGCGTCATCCTCGGAATCGGCAACATCGCGTATCCCCCGGAATACCAGGACGCCGATCCGCGTACGCTGGCGACGCTGGGTATCAGCAAAACGATGACGGTAACCAGCACGTACGATCACCGCGTCATCCAGGGCGCCGAGAGCGGTCTCTTCCTCGATACGCTGCATAAGCTGCTGACAGGGTCGGACGGCTTCTACGAGGAGATTTTCGAGAACCTCAAGATTCCCTATCCCCATATCAAGCTCACGCGGGATATCAACCCGCAGTTCGATGGTCCTGGTGGCTCTCACGGACTCGTTGAAAAACAGGCACGGGTGCTGCAGCTGATCAACATGTACCGCGTGCGGGGACACCTGCAGGCCTACCTCAATCCCCTGCAGACGGAAGTTGAATTGCACAGCGAACTCGATCCCGAACAGTATGACGTTTCACTGTGGGATTATGATCGTGAATTTCTCACGCTCGGACTCGCGGGACGCGAACGCATGAAGCTGCGCGACATCCTGGAAATTCTTCGCGAAACCTATTGCCGCACGATCGGCGTGGAGTACATGCACATCCAGGATCCCACGCAGAAACGATGGATTCAGGAACGCATGGAAGGGAAAAGCCGCAGCACATGGATGGACAATGCGCGCAAGCATCGCATCCTCGGTATGCTCAATGTCGCCGAAGCTTTCGAGCGCTTCCTTCACACGAAGTACATCGGACACAAACGCTTCAGCCTGGAAGGTTCCGAAACGCTGATCCCCGTGCTCGATGCCCTGCTCAATGAAGCCGTGAATCACGGGATAGAGGATGTTGTCATGGGTATGGCGCACAGGGGACGACTGAACGTGCTCGCCAATATCCTCGGCAAGAGCTATGAAAAGATCTTCACGGAATTCGAGGGCGATCTCGATCCCGACTCGATGCAGGGTTCGGGTGATGTGAAGTATCACCTCGGCGCCAGTGGGAAATACAACAGTCCCGACGGCAAGCAGCTTAAAGTCACACTCGCCTCCAATCCCTCGCATCTCGAAGCGGTGGATCCGGTGGTGGAAGGCATCACGCGCGCACTGCAGGACATCAAGGATGATGCCGACCGCAATCTCGTCATGCCTGTGCTCGTGCACGGCGACGCGGCGTTTGCCGGTCAGGGTGTCGTGGCCGAGACGCTGAACTTCAGCATGCTGAAAGGCTACCGCACAGGTGGTACGATTCACATTGTCGTGAACAACGGCATCGGCTTTACCACCTCGCCGCAGGATGCGCGCTCGAGCCAGTATGCGACGGACGTTGCAAAAATGGTGCAGGCGCCGATTTTCCATGTCAACGGTGAGGATCCCGAGGCAGCTGTGCGCGTTATCGAACTGGCCTTCGCATTCCGCGCCGCCTTCAAGAAAGATGTTGTGGTGGATCTGATTTCCTATCGCAAGCACGGACACAACGAGGGCGACGATCCCAGTTACACGCAGCCGCTGATGTACTCCAAGATCAAGGAGAAACGTTCGGTGCGGAAGCTCTACACCGAAGCGCTCGTCAATCGCGGCGATATCACCATCAAGGATGCTGAGGATGCACTGGAGTATTTCCACCAGTCCATCGAACGCGCCTTCGACAGCACGAAGGAAGCGGGTCCCCCGGAAGTGGACATGGACCATGTGTTCCGCGAAATCGAAGAAACCGTCGGCAAGCGCGTCGACACGGGCGTCGAACGCGGCGTGCTCGACGAAATCATGCGCGCGCTGACGACCTTCCCCGACAGTTTTACTCCGCATCCCAAGCTCAAGCGTTTGATTGAAGGAAGAATCGGGGTGCTCGATGGCGGGATGGTGGACTGGGCGACGGGCGAAGCCCTGGCCTTCGGTTCGCTGCTGCTGGAAAATATCTCCGTACGTCTTTCGGGTCAGGACAGCAGGCGCGGCACCTTCAGTCATCGCCACTCCGTTCTCGTTGATTACGAAACCGGCAAGGAATACATACCGCTCAACAACATTCGCGAATCGCAGAAGCAATACACACCGTACGATTCCCTGCTCTCGGAATACGCCGTGCTCGGATTCGAATACGGCTACAGCGTCTCACGTCCCGATTCTCTCGTGATCTGGGAAGCGCAGTTCGGGGACTTCGTCAACGGTGCACAGATCATCATTGACCAGTTCATCGCAGCTGCGGAGGACAAGTGGGGTCAGCAGAACGGACTCGTCATGCTGCTGCCGCATGGGTATGAAGGACAGGGTCCCGAACACTCGAGTGCGCGTCTTGAGCGCTTTTTGACGCTGTGCGCGGAGAACAACCTGCGTATTACCGCACCGTCGACGACCGCGCAGTATTTCCACCTGCTCCGCCGCCAGGCGTTGCTGAAGGACCGCAAGCCGCTCGTCGTCCTCACCCCGAAGAGCATGCTGCGTGCACCGGTGGCCAAGAGTCCTGCCGAGGAATTCGAGAACGGACGCTTCAACTTCATTCTCGACGACCCGACAGCACCCGCGGATCCACATCGCATCCTGCTCTGCACGGGCAAGGTCTATTACGATCTCGCGAAATACCGCGATGAGAATGAAATCGAAGACACCGCCATCGTACGTCTCGAGCAGCTCTATCCCTTCCCGCACGAGGATCTCGAGGAGATCTTCAAGAAATACCCGCACGCACGCGACATCCGCTGGGTGCAGGAAGAACCGCGCAACATGGGATCATGGAATTTCGTCTATGCCGAGCTCGGCGACGCTCTGCAGACGCCCTATCACTTCCGCTTCGTGGGACGCGTCAACAGCGGATCCCCCGCAGCCGGCAGCGGCACCCTCCACGACATCGAACAGAAAAAACTCGTGAAGGAAGCATTCAGTTAA
- a CDS encoding peptidase: MRKISSLTLLITATVLLVGCGQQEEKKGEQMGDIPTYEEVKERRAMYADTDIAVDLSQLTERQRALIAKLVEAGKLVDQVFWQQSSFDAVAIRDSLAASSDEKAKDYLAYVNINYGPYDRIFEGERFVGNGPLTKPAGAGYYPPDLTQEEFEAYIKAHPDQKDALESQYTVVVRDGENLKAVPFFHYYTETGDIVTKLEEAAALADNPSLKKYLELRAIALATDDYYESDKAWMDLKDNDIDVVIGPIENYEDGLFNYKTAHECAVMVKDPEGTAELQMFTRHIDAFEHTLPIKEEYRRETAGSGNVLEVVNIVYFGGDFQAGVKTIAASLPNDPRVTQEKGGKKQMYKNMMEAKFDQIVLPIAGRILSPALQEYVDRKAFTSFVTLHEVSHTLGRGYVYGNDELSVRRAMKERYSSIEECKADILGLYNNKLLHEEGVVSDVQLKKTIVTYVAGLFRSLRFGAEEAHGQANLVQLNWLREANAISQNEDGTYSIDFGIFMTAAEGLAREVLTIEIEGDYEAAGKLLEHYGKMTPEIDANIEKLKDIPRDLNTSYVSQM, encoded by the coding sequence ATGCGTAAGATTTCATCACTGACACTACTTATCACAGCCACTGTCCTTCTCGTGGGATGTGGGCAGCAGGAGGAAAAGAAAGGAGAGCAGATGGGTGACATACCGACATACGAAGAGGTGAAGGAAAGGCGGGCGATGTATGCCGACACCGATATCGCGGTCGATCTTTCGCAGCTCACCGAGCGCCAGCGTGCGCTGATTGCAAAGCTCGTGGAAGCCGGCAAACTCGTTGATCAGGTGTTCTGGCAGCAGTCTTCGTTTGATGCCGTCGCGATCCGCGATTCCCTCGCCGCATCCAGCGATGAAAAAGCGAAAGATTATCTCGCGTACGTCAACATCAACTACGGTCCCTACGACCGCATTTTTGAAGGCGAACGCTTCGTGGGGAATGGTCCCCTGACAAAACCGGCAGGAGCGGGGTATTATCCGCCGGACCTCACACAGGAGGAATTCGAAGCCTACATCAAGGCGCATCCGGATCAGAAAGACGCACTGGAAAGTCAGTACACCGTAGTCGTGCGCGACGGCGAAAATCTGAAAGCGGTGCCGTTCTTCCACTACTACACTGAGACCGGTGATATCGTCACAAAGCTTGAGGAAGCGGCCGCGCTGGCGGACAATCCTTCCCTCAAGAAGTATCTCGAACTGCGCGCCATCGCCCTGGCGACGGACGACTACTACGAGAGCGACAAGGCCTGGATGGATCTCAAGGACAATGATATCGATGTCGTTATTGGTCCCATCGAGAATTATGAAGACGGACTCTTCAACTACAAGACCGCGCACGAATGCGCCGTGATGGTCAAGGATCCCGAGGGCACTGCCGAATTGCAGATGTTCACCCGGCACATCGACGCGTTTGAGCACACACTGCCCATCAAGGAAGAATACCGCCGTGAAACTGCCGGCTCAGGCAACGTGCTCGAAGTCGTCAACATCGTGTACTTCGGTGGCGATTTCCAGGCCGGCGTCAAAACCATCGCTGCCTCGCTGCCGAACGACCCCCGCGTCACGCAGGAAAAGGGCGGGAAAAAGCAGATGTACAAGAACATGATGGAAGCCAAGTTCGACCAGATCGTGCTGCCTATCGCGGGACGCATCCTTTCTCCCGCACTGCAGGAATATGTCGACCGCAAGGCCTTCACCAGCTTCGTGACGCTGCACGAAGTGTCCCATACACTGGGACGCGGCTACGTGTACGGCAACGATGAGCTCAGCGTGCGCCGCGCCATGAAGGAACGCTATTCTTCCATCGAAGAGTGCAAGGCCGACATTCTCGGACTCTACAACAACAAGCTTCTGCACGAAGAGGGCGTGGTCAGTGATGTCCAGCTCAAGAAAACCATCGTCACCTATGTGGCCGGACTCTTCCGCTCGCTGCGCTTCGGCGCCGAGGAAGCACACGGACAGGCCAACCTCGTGCAGCTCAACTGGCTGCGTGAAGCGAACGCCATCTCGCAGAACGAAGACGGTACCTACAGCATCGACTTCGGTATCTTCATGACCGCCGCTGAAGGACTCGCCCGCGAAGTGCTCACCATTGAAATCGAAGGTGACTACGAAGCCGCCGGCAAGCTCCTCGAGCACTACGGCAAAATGACGCCCGAAATCGACGCCAACATCGAAAAACTCAAAGACATCCCGCGTGATCTCAACACCAGCTATGTGAGCCAGATGTAG
- a CDS encoding IgA Peptidase M64: MRFRYILLLLVLPLLTAQAQVDFNRFFYDKTMRVDYHHVGTKGEERITLDRVRQEGPWPGSMVNLVDTLNLGQYLVRVYDVKSGMLLYSRGYSTVFNEWQTTGEAGRGVWKTFHESVRFPFPRRTVQVTISRRDKYLVFQEKFSTVIDPADPTVVAAESQYPPYEVIDLMDNGDIHKKVDILILGDGYAKADMEKFRKDAKHFNDVMFGTSPFKERKSDFNVRAVAAISPESGIDIPDRNVWKNTALGTMYNTFGSARYVLTEANRELRDIAAAAPYDFICILINDNRYGGGGIYQLYTTTYANETHEGMEWQHDYVYVHEFGHSFGGLGDEYYSSSTGYDEFYPEGVEPWEPNVTRLMHAPDVKWRAYVTPGIDIPTEWGKQEYDNLRAKLGTLDRLADDYYEKRKPIFDRMSEITANPELLGKVGAFEGAGYISEGMYRPSLDCRMFSLSLTDFCPVCRAAIERQIDFYAH, translated from the coding sequence ATGCGCTTCCGTTATATCCTCCTCCTTCTCGTCCTTCCCCTGCTCACGGCGCAGGCGCAGGTCGATTTCAACCGCTTTTTCTATGACAAGACCATGCGTGTCGACTACCATCACGTCGGCACCAAGGGCGAAGAACGCATTACGCTCGACCGTGTGCGGCAGGAAGGTCCCTGGCCGGGCAGCATGGTGAATCTTGTGGACACGCTGAACCTCGGACAGTACCTCGTGCGGGTCTACGATGTCAAAAGCGGAATGTTGCTGTACTCCCGTGGCTACTCCACGGTGTTCAACGAGTGGCAGACCACGGGCGAGGCGGGACGCGGTGTGTGGAAGACCTTTCATGAATCCGTGCGCTTCCCCTTCCCCCGCCGCACCGTGCAGGTGACCATCAGCAGAAGGGACAAGTACCTGGTCTTCCAGGAGAAATTCTCGACGGTCATCGATCCGGCCGATCCCACCGTCGTCGCGGCCGAATCGCAGTATCCCCCGTATGAGGTCATCGATCTGATGGACAATGGGGACATCCACAAGAAAGTCGATATCCTCATACTCGGCGACGGCTATGCGAAGGCGGATATGGAGAAATTCAGGAAGGATGCAAAGCATTTCAACGATGTGATGTTCGGGACGAGTCCTTTCAAGGAAAGAAAATCGGATTTCAACGTCCGTGCCGTCGCTGCCATCTCGCCGGAAAGCGGTATTGACATTCCCGATCGCAACGTATGGAAGAACACAGCACTTGGCACCATGTACAACACTTTCGGCTCAGCCCGCTACGTGCTGACCGAGGCCAACCGCGAATTGCGCGACATCGCCGCTGCTGCGCCGTACGACTTCATCTGCATCCTCATCAACGACAACCGCTACGGTGGCGGCGGTATCTATCAGCTGTACACCACCACTTATGCCAACGAAACGCATGAGGGAATGGAATGGCAGCACGATTACGTGTATGTGCATGAGTTCGGTCACTCGTTCGGCGGACTCGGTGACGAATACTACAGCTCCTCCACCGGCTATGACGAGTTCTACCCCGAGGGCGTCGAACCCTGGGAGCCCAATGTCACCCGCCTCATGCATGCGCCGGACGTAAAATGGCGCGCGTATGTAACGCCCGGCATCGACATTCCAACGGAATGGGGAAAGCAGGAATACGATAACTTGCGCGCCAAACTCGGAACGCTCGACCGCCTGGCCGACGATTACTACGAGAAGCGCAAGCCCATCTTCGATCGCATGAGCGAAATCACCGCCAATCCCGAACTCCTGGGCAAAGTCGGCGCCTTCGAAGGAGCCGGCTACATTTCCGAAGGCATGTATCGTCCTTCTCTCGACTGCCGCATGTTCTCCCTCTCCCTCACCGACTTCTGTCCCGTCTGCCGCGCCGCCATCGAGCGCCAGATCGACTTTTACGCACACTAA
- a CDS encoding DUF72 domain-containing protein produces the protein MTNYRVPMYQESLFAEKETRILPPRSLWKLRQKGIFLGTSGYSYEDWVGPFYHWGTKKPRMLEYYQHFFPATELNYTYYSMPRPSTLFQIRNKAPHMMFSVKAHQSITHQRRVLQQNWQDFADAMMVLADAGQLACLLFQFPYSFKCTNDNFAYLDELTEYFNTFRIVLELRHASWHHETTYEYSRKRGITLCSVDAPRLPGLTSNVIYPGKDLAYYRLHGRNAPNWFDGDNITRYDYSYAQRELEEIVRNIISLIKASQHVFLFANNHPRAQAVETVTKIATALDASPALAAL, from the coding sequence TTGACTAACTATCGTGTTCCGATGTACCAGGAAAGCCTTTTCGCCGAAAAAGAAACCCGCATTCTGCCCCCTCGCAGCCTCTGGAAGCTGCGTCAGAAGGGCATATTTCTCGGAACCAGCGGGTATTCGTACGAGGACTGGGTGGGGCCGTTTTACCACTGGGGCACGAAAAAACCGCGCATGCTCGAGTATTACCAGCATTTCTTCCCCGCAACCGAGCTGAATTACACGTATTACAGCATGCCGCGTCCCAGCACCCTCTTCCAGATCCGCAACAAGGCGCCGCACATGATGTTCAGCGTCAAGGCGCATCAGAGCATCACGCATCAGCGCCGCGTGCTGCAGCAGAACTGGCAGGATTTCGCCGACGCCATGATGGTGCTCGCCGACGCCGGACAGCTCGCCTGCCTGCTCTTCCAGTTCCCCTACAGCTTCAAGTGCACGAACGACAACTTCGCCTACCTCGACGAGTTGACTGAATACTTCAACACCTTTCGCATAGTACTTGAACTGCGGCACGCAAGCTGGCACCACGAAACAACTTACGAATACTCCCGAAAGCGCGGCATCACCCTCTGTTCCGTCGATGCCCCCCGTCTTCCCGGACTGACCAGCAACGTGATTTACCCGGGAAAAGACCTGGCATACTACCGCCTGCACGGCCGCAACGCGCCGAACTGGTTCGACGGCGACAACATCACCCGCTACGACTACAGCTACGCCCAGCGCGAGCTGGAAGAAATCGTCAGAAACATCATATCACTGATAAAGGCCTCCCAGCATGTTTTTCTCTTTGCCAACAATCATCCACGCGCTCAGGCAGTGGAAACCGTCACCAAAATCGCCACGGCATTGGATGCAAGTCCTGCGCTGGCGGCACTTTAA
- a CDS encoding DUF3800 domain-containing protein, protein MYVLYLDDSGSIPNRNEDYFVLGGVCLHESQIHWVTEQLNALAAEIDQQQHRDNFPCPCIACQSRRIMK, encoded by the coding sequence ATGTATGTGTTGTATCTCGATGATTCCGGTTCAATTCCGAACCGGAATGAAGACTATTTCGTCCTCGGTGGAGTTTGTCTGCATGAAAGCCAGATTCATTGGGTCACAGAACAACTGAATGCGCTAGCTGCAGAGATTGACCAGCAGCAACATCGAGACAACTTCCCGTGCCCATGTATCGCCTGTCAATCCCGGAGAATAATGAAATGA